The DNA sequence GGCTTTTTTATTGTGTATGAATTCACTCGCAGCCTAGCGGACATTGACACCTTTAATACACTTATACGTCACAGCCACATATGAGCGACAAACAAAGCACACGCGCTAAGAACATCGTTATCACGCCAACTCCTAAAAtcatctctttctctctgtcgctcatatatatatatagcaaacaTTGTCACCCAATCCGTTAGCTGATTTTCATTGTGCAGCACCTTCTACTCATGTAGAACAGATGGAACCAGTACCATTGACGGGCGATTATGAAGGGTTTCAGGATGTAAAAATGGATCTCCAGATCTCCTTCCCTCAAATTTCCCCTAAGTCAAACGCTACAAAAATATTTGAAAGAGAACATCTCCAATAAGGGCTTTTTAAAAGAGAGTATTTTGGATCAGGAAGTTTCCGCTGCCATTCCATTTTCAACATTGGCTCTCTAAAGATGCTACAGTGGAATTGCCGTTAGATTGTTTCAGCTACTACAGATTTATCATGAATTTATTCTCAAGTTTCCAAAGACAAAATTGTTTTACAATAAACCTCGCTTTCCAGTggtgaaattttttttctacaaaaTCTGCGATTTCTTTTTTGTCGACAGGACACAGGTGTTGGTGTTGCTTGCTTGATTTCATCTAAATTCAGTCACAAGGCCACAATTTCGTATCTGCGTAAGTCTGCTGTATGCCAGATTTCAGCATTAGACATAACACTCCCAGACTGCTCCCATTTTAGCTTAGTTATTTTATATTTCCCAGCAGGAGTACAGTACACTCGTTCTCTAGACAGCGCATTAGCTTCATGCAGAAAGGCCATAGTACTCGCTGGTGACTTTAATTCTCACCATGTGTCTCGGGGGTTTAAAACTGATTTAGGTGGGAAACGGCTGTGGGATTGGACTCTTGATAAAAATCTACCCTGCTTAAATTCAAAAGTTGCTACGTTTGTTCCCAGCCATTCTCAATCGGCCATAGGTCTCACGTTTTGCAGCTCGTCTCTAACTGCATCCTCGTGTAATACTATAGACTGCGCTACAAACAGCGATCACCTTCCCATTATTTTTGAGATTGATTTccctgtgatttttttttagaaGAAAAAACTGCCACATTTGTAAGCTACTCCGGATTTCAAAAGGACTTGAAGTCTACAATACATTCCCGTACGGATATGCAAGAGAATATTAGGGCTATGAGCCTCTGTGCAGTTTTAGAACATTGCTTGAAGAATGCAGCTTTTAGTTCAACCTCCTACACAGGTAAATCTTTCAGTCCGTGGTGGAATTCATAATGCACAAGTGCTCACCGTAAACAAAAATCTGCCTGGAGGAAACTTTGTAACCATTGCACAAATAATTGTAGGAATTACCAATTTATTGACGTATCTTTCAAGCGTATGATAGCTAAAGCCAAAAATGAGCATGATATCAATAAATTCACTCATCTGTCTTATTCTAAAAACAAAGATCCATCTTTAGATTTTCGCGTTCTCCAAAGATGATTCATATTCCAGCAAATATGAACTCTTTTGTTCTTTCGCCACGTGAATTGTCCGAATCGTTGGAAAATATTGGAAAGGGACTAGAAAACAGATTCACTTCAATAGTTCCTCCGTAACTATAGAAACCATTACCGCTAGAGGAATTTAGGGAAGTCACATTACAAGAGCTTTGGGATGCTCGCTCTCTGCCTTCTTCAGCATGAGATCCAAATGGAGTTACCACAGCCGTGATAAACATTCTGCATCAATTACCACCACAAAAAATGTTGAATATGGTAAATTACTCTCCAAAAAACACCCGGATACCTTGAGAATGGAAAATTGTTAAGGTAATTTTGATACCTATGAAACAGGGAGGTGAATATAACTTAGATAATATTAGACCAATTTCCCTCACATCTAATTTGCTTAAACTAATAGAAAAATTTTGAATGGCCGAATGACAACCTACTCATCTGAAAACTCAATACTTAGCCCCAGTCAAATCAGCTTCATATCTGGGTGATCGATATGATATGCGCACGTAGATTTAGAGAGTCGCGTACAACTAGCTCGTTGTCGAAGAGAATATTCCGCATTAGTGACCCTAGATCTAGATAAAGCTTATGATTGTGTGGAGTATGGCATACTGATAAAGCAATTAGAGAATTACAGGTTTCCGAAGTACATCACAGCACGGGTTCCACAATTCTCAAGCGAAAGAGAATTCTGCTGTTTTCAATGCGGGTGTTCATCGTCTGGGTATGAGAAAAAACGTGGggtgccacaagggtcagtgtTATATTCTGTTTTATTTAATATATTTTTAAGCTCCATCCCTTTTCCCGAGGACATCCAGGTGTACGTTTATGGCGATTATGTTGCTTGTTTTTGCATGGAATGATGATGTACATTTACTTGATCAATCGTTGCAACCTTACTTATGCACTTTTGAAACTTCGATAGGGAACATACATATGTCTCTGAACGTCACTAATAGTGCGCTTCTCCTCTGTCTTTTAGATGTTCCCGTTAACACTTCACTCATGCATTGCCAAGAGTTCATTCCCCAGGTGGATTCTCTTAAATACCTAGGAATCGCATATCATGGGACATTTAACTCGAAAAGCCACATTGAAAAAGTCGCGTTTGAGGAAAGTTGTGCCGTGGGATGGTTTCGTAAGATCAGTAACCGACGATATGAGTTGCGAAGACATACATTAAATATGATATATAAAATGTATCTCCAACCCATCGTTGAATTTGTCTGTGTCTTATTTTCCGGCAGCCCAGCTCATAAAATGCAGCCTCTGGTTTTATTAGAAAGGGAAGCTCTGCGATTGTGCCTTGGACTCCCTAACTTTTTTTGCAGACACCGTTCTGTAAATGGAAGCGTGAATACCACGTTCAGAAAGTAGATTTAGGATCCCCACAGTACAAACGTACCTAAAAATTTACGATTGTCCTCAGAGAAAATCAGTGCATGCTTTCATTAATGAACGTAgttaatttttattaatcattGGCCGTGACCACGCACACCTCAGATTGTATTTGTACAAGCACAGTTAAAACCATCGAATGTGCAAATTCAACGTATTCCGCCAACAGGTCAATCCAAGATAGGTCTCCAGATAAAATTTGATTATATTTTCCCCTCAGATGCTGAACTAATGCCATACCAATATTTAAATGAGCAGTTACTAAGTTAACCTTTCTCGCCTGGGAACAGCCATTGATGCTTCACTGTCTGAATAGCAGGCTGGCGTAGGCATTTTCCCTCGTTCACCCTGTTGGTCCTCTTCTATACGCCTTCCAgattacagacctatttccatGGCAGAATTATTCGCTATTGTTCTAGCGCTGCACAAACTTCCCGCTAATCAATCGTCAGTGGTCGTAGTTACAGATTCTCTATCGATATGTGTGTCGCTTTCCACGGCAGCAAATACACCTGTCTTAAGTGTGTTTCAAAATTTAGTCCCTACTACTTCACAAAAAAGTTAATTTGCTGTGGGTTCCTGGCCACCGGGGTCTATATTTAAATGTAATGGCAGATGTATTAGCCAGAACCTCTTTAAATGGACCTTTGATTCCTGTTTTACCGTATACAGCTTACATCACTGCATCGAGATACAGAAAATTTTGTTTGCAAAATCATGTAAGTAAATTATTGCTGATACAATCTCTAGACTTTCAGCATCTCTTTGTTGCTGGAATAAACAGTGGTGTCCTTTTCGGCGATTGAAAGTTGCATACACCAGACTACGCTGTCGTATCCCGCAATTTTTATTTACGTAGAGCTGGTCTCACGATGTTCCCTCTATGTCTCAACTGTAAGGAAATTGACTCAATAGTACCAGTACTTTTTATCATGTAGGCGATATTCACACCAGAAAATCAACTGTAAAGAAATTGACTCAATAGTACCAGTACTTTTTATCATGTAGGCGATATTCACACCAGAAAATCAACTGTAAGGAAATTGACTCAATAGTACCAGTACTTTTTATCATGTAGGCGATATTCGCACAAGAAAAACATATTAGTCGAAGCTCCACTATGCAAAATTGGATTAGGGTTAAATATACCAGTATTATTATCACTTGGGGCCTCGACACTAGGCTATGACCACAGATACGTTTGTTCCGCAGTATATGATTATCTAACTAAAAAAAACGATTGCCCTACTAATTATTGTATCTTTATTATAGATATcaaattttcattaattttgttCTCTAAGTTCTTTACTAACATTAACTTCTCCTTGATTCTACACACTTTTGACAATCACCTTGAAGTTAGTCTGACTGTTCGCTGGCATATTAGTCTAGTTATTGCACATCTCCTTTCTTGTGTGTTTCTTTTACTTTGCGTTTATCGTCTTCGAATAAGAATTTTCTTTAGCTACCTCCTGCCGCCGGATTCTTGGCTTATCCCTCTTAGTTGGTGCGAGCcatgagatcatcatcatcatcatcatcatcatcatcaccatcatcatcatcgtcgtcgtcgtcgtcgtcgtcgtcgtcggaaACTGCGATGCTGAGAACGTTGGTGTGACGTCACTAATTTTAAGGCGTTACGGTGTCATTCATCTTCTTGGTTGCAGTAAAAGTTGGCTCATGTTACTACGCTGGCTCCTTGATAGTTTTAGTTTTTAAACGAGTATATTTCTGACTCTTTTCTGAATATATTTTAATGCAGTTTTCTTCCTTCTTATTTGTTTATATTCACAGTAAATTATTCTGGTCTGAATAATCAATTATGTTGGTGTTTTCTTTACAAAAGTTGAATTCTCATAGATTTCGCTTTAATTTGTTGCGCCTATTTAGTACCAGATTTATTCATGTCGCCTGCATTGAGACCCGTGCTGCGTAGTGGGAACGTGGGCACCTGTAAAAAGAAGCGAGGCCCAATAGCAACAACGGCACTGTCATCCCGCTTAAACTTCGGTGGATACAATTATAAAACGAAGGTACTCCTATCGCTCAAGCACCGAGTTCGCCTGGCTGTTTGACCAATGCGGAAGTGCGTCCTTGACAAAGTCCAACTTCAAGTGATTTGAGTTACAGGTAAAGAAATTCCTTACACATTTTCCTGAGTGCATAGAAAACTGCAAGAGCATCCGAGAACACTGAAGTCTGTTTGTCCGGCGCAGCTTTTTTTTCTGAAGCATACCCTGTAGCCACGATGCTTGGCGAAATTTCGGCCACCAGGGGAAGCGGCACACCGAAGACGGCTGAACGCCCACCCCAGATCCCAGGCTCACTGAAGTTCATCACGTGGTACACAAATGGTTTGGACTTCAGCAACCGTCTGCCACGTACTCGAGCCGTCTGCTCGGCAATCCGAAGCGCCGACCCGGACGTGGTCTTCCTCCAGGAAGTGGTGCTTCAATGGGATCTAGTCCTACGGGAAGCTTTTGAAGACTACACATGCGTGCGAAAATTCAGCGCGAACAACTTTACTTTCACCATGCTGAAGAGAGCCACCACGAAGTTCGAGGGGTACAAGCGGCGCCGGCTGGCGACCAACAACTGGGTGAAATGCGAGGTGGCGACGATCGAGGCATCGTTCGCGGGTCTGCCGATCACGCTTGTCAACGCCAGGCTTGAACCCGACCCCGACAAGTCGAAACTACGTAAGCATCAACTATCCAAGTGCTTTAAGGCGTGTCTAGAGCAGCCTCCCAACAGGACGGTCATCTTCGGCGGAAACCTCGGCCTGCGCGGACACGAGCTCAATGACGTAGGCGGGCGTCCGCGCTCGCTAGTGGACGTGTGGGAACACTGCGGCAGACGGCGGGAGGCCTGCTACACGTGGGACATGACGGTGAACGACAACCACCCGTGGAACACTCGCAAGAAACCCCAGCACCGCACCGACAGGGTCTACGTTAGGGCTGCCAAGCCGGCCACCATGGCGCCTGTGTCCTTCGACCTGATCGGGATGGAAAGGATAAGCCCCGTGGGTTGCTTCCCCAGCGATCACTGGGGTCTGCTGTGCCGTTTCAATTTGCTATAGGCGTTCCGCCATGATAAATCTCACCAGGCAGTCGTGCTTTCTTGGTGACAGTAAGCAAGGAACACTTTAATGGGGATATTAAATTTAATGTCTTTAAGCAGAAGGAACTGATTCCTTCAAGGCAACAACAATGGGATCGCGGTATTAGGTTGCGTATTCGCATCCATTATTGATCGTCAATAAATTGAGAATCAGCGAAGTTTCTGCTGCATTAAAGCGGCTTGTTTGTGTAGAGTTCATTTCTAGCTGGTGGCTTGCCGGTGTCGACGATCTTATAATTCACTGTACAGTGCCAGTCACCATCACCTGGGCTGCGGGCACAACGTTTGTTTTTTATTGGCCACATCGCTCAGCACCACCAGGATAATCTAAACACCATCGCGAAAGACCTGAATATTGTGCCTCGTTTTACTCACGTGGCTTGCTAGTGGGAACTCTCCCATTCATGGTATTATTTTTAACCTGTCTGCTCGCATTTACTGTCGACTCTGGGGGTATTAGAGACGCTGTACGGAAGGGTTCCGGGTAATTTTGCACATCCTGTTGTTCTTAACTGTCACGTAAGCCCAAGTATACGAATCTCTTGTGCTCCGCATCGATCAGCATGAGAATACCACCGATGGAAATCGAACCTGCCACCTCACGCATCAGAAGCAGAAGAGCATTTTCATTGAGCCCCCACGATTGGCTCGTGACCCATGCCCGACGCGAGAATTAGGTACCCTACTTCAGGTGACTATAGGACCCGGTCATTCCGCACAAGAAAGCTGTCGCGCTTCAAGGGGTTCAGGGAGACGGTTATCTCGCCAGTACGGTTGAGGTGGAAATGAAACATTCAAGCACGCATAATACAGCAGTAGACAGCCATTGTAGGACACATGAATTCACCGACAAAACGCGCATCTGCCTTGCAATCGTGCAAGTATTCAATTTCATTCCTGATTCCTACATATCAGCGCCCGCACCAATTTTCGTCATGTAGTTTAACAAAATTTCCGCACTTGTCAGGGTAGCTACATTGTATCCGGTATTCATGTGTCTTGGCGATTTTTTTGGGGTTGAAGGCCTTTCAAGAAGTCCCTGAATAAACTGGTCACAAAGCAGCAGGCCACGTACTAGACGTACCATTTTTAGATCTGCATCGATGTCTGTGTAGGACTTTGTGACTGGACGACTGCCAGATTTGATCAacgtccttcctttttttcttttgcaaaccTGTCCCTCGCACAATTTCGTCGTCACCCAAGAGGACTTGTACAATTTATCGGGTAGTGAACACACGCCTTTAGATACTTGTGATACGTTCTCATCAgttgaataaaaataaatttcgGTATCTTCTCCCAGCTCATCACCTTCAAGTAGCACATTAGCTGGGAAAGTAGAGAATCAACTTGAAAAGTGGCGTGTGCCATGAAACGAAACTTGCAGGGCTAAGATAAAGGTTGCGTCGTAGCTTCTTCACGGAAAATCAATCGGCAGCCTTTCCATGACTTACCTATACTCACCCCTTCCTAGCTTGGCACGAGCATCAGACGGTTCGCGAAAAATTATTCATGGTCGTGTAGCAACGTAGCACTTGGTTAGCGCATAGTAAAGTTGTTAGCAACCACTGAGCGATTTCGTTGGTCTACGTTGTTAAGTGAGAACGAAGTGTCCTCTGAGTAGAAGTAGGCTAAGATAAGTGTGGTCTCAATACAACCGGCTGGCAGAAAACTTGTAGCGCTTGACAACAGGAACTTCCCGCTCTGTCCCTCTTTCGGCATCGACGTGTTCTGGCAATGTTCGTCACAAGCAGCCGTGAACTTACAAGGAACCATATTGTTAAAGGGATGCTCGGATGCTTGGCTCCTAACAGCTTAACGCAGTAGAATGACGATTGTCTCTAATGTCTCGAGAATGTCTCGAGCCTACATTATGCCTTGCGATCCAACGCGCACACGTACCCTACAGATCTTCTCATTGTTTCGGAAGCGCAGCGACAGATAGTGAGGGacgcgcgagagaggagcccgtcTGCACACACGCTTCGTACATTGCGCGTCTCGGCAGTCCGCCATCTTGTAAGCTTTGATTGGCGCACAGGGATGCTACGCCCTTTCTGATTGGCTCAAAAGACCACCCTTGGAGAatttcacaatatggcggcgcatGACAGAGCGCTCCAAATGTGCGTACGTTTGCGTTCAGGGAAGCGTTCATTTCCTTTGCGCCTACAAATCATCGCTGCGTACATGTGTAGCCAGAAAAGCTTGTTTTCCCCTGTGTTGTATTTTGTGTCGTCCATACTTAGCAGTGTTTTGGTGTTTGCCCACATCAGCAGATAACGATGCTCACTGTGTTTTCTTCGTCGTAGTTATGTGCTGCGCTACATTCCTACGCAGCAcatatgcatatgcatatgcatatgTTTATTGTGAGGTGTTATAAATGTTTTTTGTTAGTTGAAACTGTGCCTTGTGCCCTAATTTagtgttagtttttttttcctgtgatgACAATTCCCCTCGGTAAATTGTGCTAGACATCCTGCATTTGTTTAATAAAGACGTTCGACTTTTTATGGACCCTTTGACCGGTTTCAGCGCCATCGTTTAGAAGAGCCAAGACGTCTCACATATTTTTCGTGTTGTGCCCGGGTTTGTAGGCGCACCTTTTCACACCTCTCTGCGCTGGTTGCAAGGAAAGAAAATGGGAAGGAGGCGGACGTGTGTCTGTGTTTTTTAGAGTGCTATAACCAAGTTCTCTAGCAAGATGCGTCACTGCCCTCTTGCTCCCATCGGGCTGGCGGCATCAAGCAGGCGGCGGCGGTACGTCCTTGAAGcaattctgcaaaaaaaaaagacggaagcaTTCGCCAGTCAGTGCAGCTCAGTTGATGTTCTCAAGTCTGGCAGGGAAGGCCTCAAACGCAGCGCgtatgaaaaaataaagaactctGTCTCGGTATAGTTCCGTTCACTACCATGGAacgtggaggaaggaaaagacTAGGAGCATCTTATTGAAGCGTTCCGCACAATTCCTATAGAAATATTACGGAATTTATATGGAATCCAGGATTGTACGGAAACATACGGAATGATATGAAATTTGCATACGGAACGTTTCAACAGGGAGGGAGCATTCCGCAACAAAACTGAAGCATGAAAACTCGGCCCATCACTTGACCATGTCGCGGTGAGTTCCAGTGATATCTCTACCACCGTGCTAGCCGGTCTGAGTGCACGCTCTTCTGAAGCTACAACGTGTGCACAACAGCAACAAGCGGCTGCCGCACTCGCGAGTTGCAACGGAGGCCATAAATGTACACGTGGCAAC is a window from the Dermacentor albipictus isolate Rhodes 1998 colony chromosome 6, USDA_Dalb.pri_finalv2, whole genome shotgun sequence genome containing:
- the LOC135918675 gene encoding tyrosyl-DNA phosphodiesterase 2-like, producing the protein MLGEISATRGSGTPKTAERPPQIPGSLKFITWYTNGLDFSNRLPRTRAVCSAIRSADPDVVFLQEVVLQWDLVLREAFEDYTCVRKFSANNFTFTMLKRATTKFEGYKRRRLATNNWVKCEVATIEASFAGLPITLVNARLEPDPDKSKLRKHQLSKCFKACLEQPPNRTVIFGGNLGLRGHELNDVGGRPRSLVDVWEHCGRRREACYTWDMTVNDNHPWNTRKKPQHRTDRVYVRAAKPATMAPVSFDLIGMERISPVGCFPSDHWGLLCRFNLL